From the genome of Populus trichocarpa isolate Nisqually-1 chromosome 15, P.trichocarpa_v4.1, whole genome shotgun sequence, one region includes:
- the LOC18105721 gene encoding protein MIS12 homolog isoform X2, producing MEGSESEAVFESLNLNPQLFINETLNTVDDLLDDAFHFFHQEASTLLKTDGTSRSQFISEGIAYVRDMIQSDLDTRLGMWEKYCLHHVFAVPAGFSLPQTESPAETFTCQDLLSDPDLDAQLDILRNRLTMVGKESSELNHELQALERQSASSDHCAELVSEALLLYDQASTQDMYQDMLSTMSELHEKMEKLRTRKVENLECIRAKRINDPNRDLLASNYRKGLPNATVEDIQEFMADLKHM from the exons ATGGAAGGCAGTGAAAGCGAGGCAGTGTTCGAATCCCTAAATCTGAACCCCCAACTTTTCATCAACGAAACCCTAAACACCGTCGACGATTTGCTGGACGACGCTTTCCATTTCTTCCACCA GGAAGCATCAACCCTTTTGAAAACTGACGGCACTAGTAGATCCCAATTTATAAGCGag GGAATTGCTTACGTCCGCGATATGATACAATCGGACTTGGATACGCGGTTGGGTATGTGGGAGAAGTACTGTCTTCACCATGTTTTTGCGGTTCCTGCGGGTTTCTCTTTACCTCAAACT GAATCACCAGCTGAAACTTTCACGTGTCAAGATTTGCTTTCTGATCCTGATCTGGATGCACAGTTGGATATCTTGAGGAACAGGCTTACTATG GTAGGAAAGGAGTCTTCTGAGCTGAATCATGAGCTCCAAGCCTTGGAAAGGCAATCCGCTTCAAGTGATCATTGTGCAGAACTTGTCAGTGAGGCCCTGCTATTATATGACCAAGCCTCCACGCAAGACATGTATCAAG ATATGCTGTCAACCATGTCCGAACTTCATGAAAAAATGGAGAAGCTGAGGACCAGAAAGGTGGAAAACTTAGAATGCATTAGAGCAAAGAGGATTAACGATCCGAACAGAGATTTATTGGCATCAAATTACAGGAAGG gtCTCCCAAATGCAACAGTGGAGGATATTCAAGAATTTATGGCTGATTTAAAGCATATGTGA
- the LOC18105719 gene encoding inorganic pyrophosphatase TTM1 isoform X2: MAQDTASPGVDSPRRRSGLLRDQVQAVKKDSDRYEIVPIGETLSFEKGFFIVIRACQLLAQKNDGLILVGVAGPSGAGKTVFTEKVLNFMPSIAVITMDNYNDSSRIIDGNFDDPRLTDYNTLLDNIHGLKAGKPVQVPIYDFKTSSRIGYRTVEVPSSRIVIIEGIYALSERLRPLLDLRVSVTGGVHFDLVKRVLRDIQRAGQEPEEIIHQISETVYPMYKAFIEPDLQTAHIKIINKFNPFSGFQNPTYILKSTRSVTVEQIKTILSEEYKETKEETYDIYLLPPGEDPEACQSYLRMRNRDGKYNLMFEEWVTDSPFIISPRITFEVSVRLLGGLMALGYTIATILKRSSHIFCDDRVSIKTDWLEQLNRHYVQVQGKERLYVKYVAEQLGLDGSYVPRTYIEQIQLEKLVNDVMALPDDLKTKLSIDDDLVSSPKEALSRASADRRNKYLGRLSLTYSNQREKNLSKLTRLAVNNRRFDGRTVESPAAVANQGVITQLSEQISTLNERMDEFTSRIEELNSKFSTRKVSASQQNLALQGEPCNGSGPTSLFVTGLGNGSLTGSILPNSSSSSQLSRESPLMEEVLLIARGQRQIMHQLDNLTNLLHEHRGERSRADTINSTVDIDSIAFPLILTLAIGGLGVLLFSSMTSRK; the protein is encoded by the exons ATGGCTCAAGATACTGCTTCTCCGGGTGTTGATTCACCTAGGCGGCGTTCCGGTCTCTTGAGAGATCAGGTCCAAGCGGTTAAAAAGGACTCTGATCGCTATGAGATTGTTCCAATTGGAGAAACATTGTCGTTTGAGAAAGGTTTCTTTATAGTAATCCGTGCATGCCAGTTGCTGGCCCAAAAGAATGATGGATTGATATTAGTTGGAGTAGCAGGTCCTTCTGGCGCCGGAAAGACTGTATTCACTGAGAAGGTGCTCAACTTTATGCCCAGTATTGCTGTCATAACCATGGATAACTACAATGATTCAAGTCGAATCATTGATGGAAACTTTGATG ACCCACGGTTGACGGATTATAATACACTTCTCGATAATATACATGGTTTAAAAGCAGGGAAACCTGTTCAGGTTCCCATATACGACTTCAAGACTAGCTCTCGCATAGGTTACAG GACTGTGGAAGTCCCTAGCTCCCGCATTGTGATTATTGAAGGCATCTATGCCTTAAGCGAAAGACTGCGACCTTTGTTAGATCTTCGTGTGTCTGTCACTGGTGGTGTTCATTTTGACCTTGTCAAAAGGGTTTTGCGAGATATTCAACGCGCTGGCCAAGAGCCTGAAGAAATAATTCATCAAATCTCAGAAACG GTTTATCCCATGTATAAGGCTTTTATTGAGCCAGATCTCCAAACTGcacacattaaaatcatcaacaagTTTAATCCTTTCTCGGGGTTTCAGAACCCAACTtacattttaaag TCAACAAGGTCAGTGACAGTTGAACAGATTAAGACCATTCTTTCTGAAGAATACAAGGAAACAAAGGAGGAAACTTATGACATATATCTTCTACCACCTGGTGAAGATCCTGAAGCATGTCAATCGTATCTAAGAATGAGAAACAGGGATGGAAAATACAATCTCATGTTTGAG GAATGGGTTACAGATAGTCCATTTATAATCTCACCTAGGATAACCTTTGAGGTTAGCGTACGTCTTCTTGGAGGGTTGATGGCATTGGGGTACACAATTGCAACCATCCTGAAAAGAAGCAGTCATATCTTCTGTGATGATAGGGTTTCCATCAAAACTGACTGGCTAGAACAACTTAATCGCCATTATGTTCAG GTGCAAGGTAAAGAGCGTTTGTACGTTAAATATGTTGCGGAGCAGCTAGGCTTGGATGGCTCATATGTTCCTCGCACATACATAGAACAGATTCAGCTAGAGAAGCTTGTGAATGATGTCATG GCATTGCCAGATGATTTGAAGACAAAGCTCAGCATCGACGATGATTTGGTTTCAAGCCCTAAAGAAGCCCTTTCCAGAGCTTCTGCAGACAGGAGAAATAAGTATCTGGGCCG TTTGTCACTCACATATTCAAATCAACGGGAGAAGAATCTGTCCAAGCTGACAAGACTTGCTGTTAATAATAGAAGATTTGATGGAAGAACTGTAGAGTCACCTGCTGCAGTTGCCAACCAG GGTGTCATTACTCAACTCTCTGAGCAAATTTCCACACTGAATGAGAGGATGGATGAGTTTACATCTCGCATCGAGGAGCTCAATTCCAAGTTTTCCACCAGAAAAGTTTCAGCTAGCCAACAAAATTTGGCTTTGCAGGGCGAACCCTGCAATGGATCTGGACCAACTTCTCTATTTGTTACTGGCTTGGGAAATGGCTCGCTAACTGGATCGATACTGccaaattcttcatcttcttcccagTTAAGTAGGGAGTCTCCACTAATGGAAGAG GTTCTTCTAATTGCACGGGGACAGCGTCAAATAATGCACCAATTAGATAATCTAACCAATCTTCTGCATGAACACCGGGGAGAGAGGTCTCGTGCAGATACTATAAACAGTACAGTCGACATTGATTCCATCGCCTTTCCGCTTATTTTAACTTTAGCAATTGGGGGCTTAGGTGTGCTTCTGTTCAGCAGTATGACCTccagaaaatga
- the LOC18105721 gene encoding protein MIS12 homolog isoform X1 — translation MEGSESEAVFESLNLNPQLFINETLNTVDDLLDDAFHFFHQEASTLLKTDGTSRSQFISEGIAYVRDMIQSDLDTRLGMWEKYCLHHVFAVPAGFSLPQTKESPAETFTCQDLLSDPDLDAQLDILRNRLTMVGKESSELNHELQALERQSASSDHCAELVSEALLLYDQASTQDMYQDMLSTMSELHEKMEKLRTRKVENLECIRAKRINDPNRDLLASNYRKGLPNATVEDIQEFMADLKHM, via the exons ATGGAAGGCAGTGAAAGCGAGGCAGTGTTCGAATCCCTAAATCTGAACCCCCAACTTTTCATCAACGAAACCCTAAACACCGTCGACGATTTGCTGGACGACGCTTTCCATTTCTTCCACCA GGAAGCATCAACCCTTTTGAAAACTGACGGCACTAGTAGATCCCAATTTATAAGCGag GGAATTGCTTACGTCCGCGATATGATACAATCGGACTTGGATACGCGGTTGGGTATGTGGGAGAAGTACTGTCTTCACCATGTTTTTGCGGTTCCTGCGGGTTTCTCTTTACCTCAAACT AAGGAATCACCAGCTGAAACTTTCACGTGTCAAGATTTGCTTTCTGATCCTGATCTGGATGCACAGTTGGATATCTTGAGGAACAGGCTTACTATG GTAGGAAAGGAGTCTTCTGAGCTGAATCATGAGCTCCAAGCCTTGGAAAGGCAATCCGCTTCAAGTGATCATTGTGCAGAACTTGTCAGTGAGGCCCTGCTATTATATGACCAAGCCTCCACGCAAGACATGTATCAAG ATATGCTGTCAACCATGTCCGAACTTCATGAAAAAATGGAGAAGCTGAGGACCAGAAAGGTGGAAAACTTAGAATGCATTAGAGCAAAGAGGATTAACGATCCGAACAGAGATTTATTGGCATCAAATTACAGGAAGG gtCTCCCAAATGCAACAGTGGAGGATATTCAAGAATTTATGGCTGATTTAAAGCATATGTGA
- the LOC18105719 gene encoding inorganic pyrophosphatase TTM1 isoform X1, giving the protein MAQDTASPGVDSPRRRSGLLRDQVQAVKKDSDRYEIVPIGETLSFEKGFFIVIRACQLLAQKNDGLILVGVAGPSGAGKTVFTEKVLNFMPSIAVITMDNYNDSSRIIDGNFDDPRLTDYNTLLDNIHGLKAGKPVQVPIYDFKTSSRIGYRTVEVPSSRIVIIEGIYALSERLRPLLDLRVSVTGGVHFDLVKRVLRDIQRAGQEPEEIIHQISETVYPMYKAFIEPDLQTAHIKIINKFNPFSGFQNPTYILKSTRSVTVEQIKTILSEEYKETKEETYDIYLLPPGEDPEACQSYLRMRNRDGKYNLMFEEWVTDSPFIISPRITFEVSVRLLGGLMALGYTIATILKRSSHIFCDDRVSIKTDWLEQLNRHYVQVQGKERLYVKYVAEQLGLDGSYVPRTYIEQIQLEKLVNDVMALPDDLKTKLSIDDDLVSSPKEALSRASADRRNKYLGRSLSLTYSNQREKNLSKLTRLAVNNRRFDGRTVESPAAVANQGVITQLSEQISTLNERMDEFTSRIEELNSKFSTRKVSASQQNLALQGEPCNGSGPTSLFVTGLGNGSLTGSILPNSSSSSQLSRESPLMEEVLLIARGQRQIMHQLDNLTNLLHEHRGERSRADTINSTVDIDSIAFPLILTLAIGGLGVLLFSSMTSRK; this is encoded by the exons ATGGCTCAAGATACTGCTTCTCCGGGTGTTGATTCACCTAGGCGGCGTTCCGGTCTCTTGAGAGATCAGGTCCAAGCGGTTAAAAAGGACTCTGATCGCTATGAGATTGTTCCAATTGGAGAAACATTGTCGTTTGAGAAAGGTTTCTTTATAGTAATCCGTGCATGCCAGTTGCTGGCCCAAAAGAATGATGGATTGATATTAGTTGGAGTAGCAGGTCCTTCTGGCGCCGGAAAGACTGTATTCACTGAGAAGGTGCTCAACTTTATGCCCAGTATTGCTGTCATAACCATGGATAACTACAATGATTCAAGTCGAATCATTGATGGAAACTTTGATG ACCCACGGTTGACGGATTATAATACACTTCTCGATAATATACATGGTTTAAAAGCAGGGAAACCTGTTCAGGTTCCCATATACGACTTCAAGACTAGCTCTCGCATAGGTTACAG GACTGTGGAAGTCCCTAGCTCCCGCATTGTGATTATTGAAGGCATCTATGCCTTAAGCGAAAGACTGCGACCTTTGTTAGATCTTCGTGTGTCTGTCACTGGTGGTGTTCATTTTGACCTTGTCAAAAGGGTTTTGCGAGATATTCAACGCGCTGGCCAAGAGCCTGAAGAAATAATTCATCAAATCTCAGAAACG GTTTATCCCATGTATAAGGCTTTTATTGAGCCAGATCTCCAAACTGcacacattaaaatcatcaacaagTTTAATCCTTTCTCGGGGTTTCAGAACCCAACTtacattttaaag TCAACAAGGTCAGTGACAGTTGAACAGATTAAGACCATTCTTTCTGAAGAATACAAGGAAACAAAGGAGGAAACTTATGACATATATCTTCTACCACCTGGTGAAGATCCTGAAGCATGTCAATCGTATCTAAGAATGAGAAACAGGGATGGAAAATACAATCTCATGTTTGAG GAATGGGTTACAGATAGTCCATTTATAATCTCACCTAGGATAACCTTTGAGGTTAGCGTACGTCTTCTTGGAGGGTTGATGGCATTGGGGTACACAATTGCAACCATCCTGAAAAGAAGCAGTCATATCTTCTGTGATGATAGGGTTTCCATCAAAACTGACTGGCTAGAACAACTTAATCGCCATTATGTTCAG GTGCAAGGTAAAGAGCGTTTGTACGTTAAATATGTTGCGGAGCAGCTAGGCTTGGATGGCTCATATGTTCCTCGCACATACATAGAACAGATTCAGCTAGAGAAGCTTGTGAATGATGTCATG GCATTGCCAGATGATTTGAAGACAAAGCTCAGCATCGACGATGATTTGGTTTCAAGCCCTAAAGAAGCCCTTTCCAGAGCTTCTGCAGACAGGAGAAATAAGTATCTGGGCCG CAGTTTGTCACTCACATATTCAAATCAACGGGAGAAGAATCTGTCCAAGCTGACAAGACTTGCTGTTAATAATAGAAGATTTGATGGAAGAACTGTAGAGTCACCTGCTGCAGTTGCCAACCAG GGTGTCATTACTCAACTCTCTGAGCAAATTTCCACACTGAATGAGAGGATGGATGAGTTTACATCTCGCATCGAGGAGCTCAATTCCAAGTTTTCCACCAGAAAAGTTTCAGCTAGCCAACAAAATTTGGCTTTGCAGGGCGAACCCTGCAATGGATCTGGACCAACTTCTCTATTTGTTACTGGCTTGGGAAATGGCTCGCTAACTGGATCGATACTGccaaattcttcatcttcttcccagTTAAGTAGGGAGTCTCCACTAATGGAAGAG GTTCTTCTAATTGCACGGGGACAGCGTCAAATAATGCACCAATTAGATAATCTAACCAATCTTCTGCATGAACACCGGGGAGAGAGGTCTCGTGCAGATACTATAAACAGTACAGTCGACATTGATTCCATCGCCTTTCCGCTTATTTTAACTTTAGCAATTGGGGGCTTAGGTGTGCTTCTGTTCAGCAGTATGACCTccagaaaatga
- the LOC18105722 gene encoding plant cysteine oxidase 3, with protein MFSKFRNATDKARKLAIEHENCLLPFIPCFRNLINMVEQQNSSSKVQASYELCRKTFTPSGAPPSSSAIQKLCSLLDTFGPADVGLKEENRDDRGHGMLGLNRLSSVARWAQPMTYVDVYECDSFTMCIFCFPTSSVIPLHDHPSMTVFSKVLYGSLHVKAYDWVEPACYPKSKGPGYPAVRLAKLTVDKTLTAPCETSVLYPKRGGNLHCFTAVTPCAVLDILTPPYREDAGRKCTYYHDYPFSTFSRGNGAEIDDEKIDDLAWLAEIDTPDDLYMRQGAYTGPAVQV; from the exons ATGTTCTCAAAATTCCGAAACGCAACTGATAAGGCAAGAAAGCTTGCAATAGAACACGAAAATTGCTTACTACCTTTCATTCCCTGTTTCAGAAACCTCATAAACATGGTAGAGCAGCAGAATTCATCTTCTAAAGTTCAAGCTTCATATGAGCTCTGCAGAAAGACCTTTACACCCTCGGGGGCACCTCCTTCTTCTAGTGCCATCCAGAAACTCTGCTCTCTTTTGG ACACATTTGGCCCTGCTGATGTAGGGCTTAAAGAGGAAAATCGAGATGATCGAGGGCATGGCATGCTTGGACTTAATCGGTTGAGTAGCGTTGCTCGATGGGCTCAACCAATGACATATGTAGATGTTTATGAATGTGATAGTTTTACA ATGTGTATATTCTGCTTTCCTACTTCTTCTGTTATCCCACTCCATGACCATCCTAGCATGACTGTTTTCAGCAAAGTTCTATATGGTTCATTGCATGTCAAAGCTTATGATTGGGTTGAGCCTGCGTGTTACCCAAAAAGCAAGGGGCCTGGTTATCCTGCAG TAAGGTTGGCAAAGTTGACAGTGGATAAAACTTTAACAGCTCCATGTGAGACGTCAGTATTGTACCCAAAACGTGGTGGGAATCTGCATTGTTTCACTGCAGTCACCCCTTGTGCTGTGCTTGACATTCTTACACCTCCATACAGAGAAGATGCAGGCAGAAAATGTACTTATTACCATGACTATCCTTTTTCCACCTTCT CTAGAGGAAATGGAGCTGAGATagatgatgaaaaaatagatgatctTGCATGGCTTGCAGAGATAGACACACCTGATGATCTTTATATGCGTCAAGGAGCTTACACAGGACCCGCTGTTCAGGTTTAA